In the Wyeomyia smithii strain HCP4-BCI-WySm-NY-G18 chromosome 2, ASM2978416v1, whole genome shotgun sequence genome, one interval contains:
- the LOC129725581 gene encoding mucin-2-like isoform X2 — MASGSKKMRRRSRMKVLKILQSFSQGTFIAFVLLLLYCGISLAEPGYLDFDNLPETNFTCAGKVIGGYYADLEASCQMFHVCTIGQGDEPMDIKFLCLNGTVFDQETRVCERVDEVDCSKSERFYYLNLELYGNTVIPAPEESSSEDTSSSASNPSSTTSTTSTTTTTTTRRPTTTTPSRRYIFNNSKGTSVGPSSTPTAPNHSYPSSTQKSPEDDEEYEYEDDYEDKSVGNPSLPTAQDDGSFSPQQFTLHQQNQPKPQDAVKPGSKPAVSFQQQHFQNGGTLAVTNSHVTVTTHTTSTNGTSNPKKNSQQFNLTQKEKVILEHQKAQQQQAYLQQQMHAKQHEELQRKQQEAAVQQQQKAIQQQQKQVQQHESEIKNHQALLILHQQKITRQQQKQMPSTTRPPIYNPYVTINPQQQQHAQAPKRIPLLAAEIPLEPPEHSPQQPPSAAQLAPFRLRAQGFKLPSQQRPEQEDRFEGYRRQLPPQVSLHLPFEQLRHQKDISLQFDPDVEDLTQIPQHKELKRSDPPLHSSIHGNHAPPVVSTTISASPTLKSSESKPAISVTPEPANASFQDDPVEYDYEEDYSSEAAADTPAKNPSLDSVKSNTNSEIVVASKRSGENQLSVHTVSAGGGTSSKTSTPSSSSSSSSNSSKGKTNTSRFIINNEHHKSSTSSYNRGRTDRVYDKRPSTTGSSVSQRRPSYFARTPKVIVTTSTSIRDNNGRTINYSVSSSDPSAPSTTASSQPVARSKVVGAVRSYDEYKDDDVLTDPFFLDVPRVPGGGTGRSKRDTLTVRKRRKQFMFIVPRFM, encoded by the exons ATGCGGCGCAGGTCTAGAATGAAGGTTCTTAAGATTTTGCAGTCGTTCTCGCAAG GTACATTCATAGCATTTGTACTACTGCTCTTGTACTGCGGAATAAGCCTAGCAGAACCGGGC TATCTAGACTTCGACAATCTGCCGGAAACGAACTTCACGTGCGCCGGAAAAGTGATCGGAGGATACTATGCCGACCTGGAAGCATCCTGTCAGATGTTTCACGTGTGTACAATCGGCCAAGGCGATGAACCGATGGACATTAAGTTCCTGTGCCTCAACGGGACGGTTTTCGACCAGGAAACACGCGTCTGCGAACGCGTCGATGAGGTTGATTGCTCTAAATCGGAACGGTTCTATTACCTTAATTTAGAGTTGTACGGAAATACTGTCATCCCCGCGCCGGAAG AGAGCAGCTCGGAAGATACCTCCAGCAGTGCTAGCAACCCATCGTCGACGACTTCCACGACGAGTACGACAACCACAACAACGACAAGAAGGCCAACAACTACCACACCATCGCGCAGATACATCTTCAACAACAGTAAAGGAACCTCCGTTGGACCTTCGAGTACTCCAACCGCGCCAAACCATTCCTACCCATCTTCGACCCAGAAATCACCCGAGGATGACGAAGAGTACGAATACGAAGACGACTACGAAGATAAGAGCGTCGGAAATCCATCACTTCCAACAGCCCAAGATGATGGCTCTTTCTCGCCGCAACAATTTACTCTGCACCAACAAAATCAGCCAAAGCCGCAGGATGCGGTTAAACCTGGCAGCAAGCCAGCCGTATCTTTCCAGCAGCAACATTTCCAAAATGGCGGGACGTTGGCAGTGACGAACTCACATGTGACCGTTACTACTCACACCACTAGTACTAACGGAACTAGTAATCCTAAGAAAAATTCTCAACAGTTCAATTTAACACAAAAAGAGAAAGTCATTCTCGAGCATCAGAAAGCTCAACAGCAGCAGGCTTACCTGCAGCAACAGATGCACGCCAAACAACACGAGGAATTACAACGAAAACAGCAGGAAGCTGCTGTACAACAGCAGCAGAAAGCTATCCAGCAGCAACAGAAACAGGTCCAGCAGCACGAATCCGAAATCAAAAATCACCAGGCGCTGCTCATACTGCATCAGCAAAAAATTACTCGCCAACAGCAAAAGCAGATGCCATCAACGACGCGACCTCCTATCTACAACCCTTACGTGACCATAAATCCTCAGCAACAGCAGCACGCTCAAGCACCAAAGAGAATTCCGCTTCTGGCGGCGGAAATCCCCCTTGAACCGCCGGAACATTCCCCACAGCAGCCACCCAGCGCTGCACAGTTGGCTCCCTTTCGGCTGCGGGCACAGGGCTTCAAGCTTCCCTCCCAGCAGCGGCCCGAGCAGGAGGATCGCTTCGAAGGCTACCGGAGGCAGTTACCCCCACAG GTCTCCTTGCACCTACCCTTTGAACAGCTGCGCCACCAGAAAGACATATCGCTTCAGTTCGATCCGGACGTTGAGGACTTGACGCAGATTCCCCAACACAAAGAGCTCAAACGGTCCGATCCTCCGCTTCACAGTTCGATCCACGGCAACCACGCACCACCGGTGGTATCGACCACGATAAGTGCCTCACCGACGTTAAAATCCAGCGAATCCAAGCCAGCCATTTCGGTAACGCCGGAACCAGCCAACGCTAGCTTCCAGGACGACCCCGTCGAGTATGACTACGAAGAAGACTACAGCTCCGAAGCGGCCGCGGACACACCAGCCAAGAATCCTAGTTTAGATAGCGTTAAGTCAAACACAAATAGCGAAATTGTAGTTGCGAGCAAACGTTCCGGAGAGAATCAGCTCAGCGTCCATACGGTCAGTGCCGGTGGTGGCACCTCTAGCAAGACTAGCACCCCAAGTAGCAGTAGCTCTAGCAGTAGCAATAGTTCTAAGGGCAAAACAAATACTAGTAGATTTATCATCAACAATGAACATCACAAGAGTTCAACCAGTTCGTACAACCGGGGTCGAACCGATCGAGTGTACGATAAACGACCTTCGACTACGGGGTCGTCAGTGTCGCAAAGACGACCCAGCTATTTCGCTCGAACGCCGAAGGTGATCGTTACGACCAGCACTTCGATTCGAGACAACAACGGGCGAACGATCAACTATTCTGTCAGCAGTAGCGATCCGTCCGCACCTTCGACGACTGCTTCCAGTCAGCCAGTAGCCCGAAGCAAAGTGGTAGGTGCGGTGCGATCATACGACGAGTACAAAGACGATGACGTGCTCACGGACCCCTTCTTCCTTGACGTGCCCAGAGTGCCGGGAGGTGGAACTGGACGCTCGAAACGAGACACTTTGACAGTACGGAAGCGAAGGAAGCAGTTCATGTTTATTGTTCCTCGGTTTATGTGA
- the LOC129725581 gene encoding mucin-2-like isoform X3, translating into MRRRSRMKVLKILQSFSQGTFIAFVLLLLYCGISLAEPGYLDFDNLPETNFTCAGKVIGGYYADLEASCQMFHVCTIGQGDEPMDIKFLCLNGTVFDQETRVCERVDEVDCSKSERFYYLNLELYGNTVIPAPEESSSEDTSSSASNPSSTTSTTSTTTTTTTRRPTTTTPSRRYIFNNSKGTSVGPSSTPTAPNHSYPSSTQKSPEDDEEYEYEDDYEDKSVGNPSLPTAQDDGSFSPQQFTLHQQNQPKPQDAVKPGSKPAVSFQQQHFQNGGTLAVTNSHVTVTTHTTSTNGTSNPKKNSQQFNLTQKEKVILEHQKAQQQQAYLQQQMHAKQHEELQRKQQEAAVQQQQKAIQQQQKQVQQHESEIKNHQALLILHQQKITRQQQKQMPSTTRPPIYNPYVTINPQQQQHAQAPKRIPLLAAEIPLEPPEHSPQQPPSAAQLAPFRLRAQGFKLPSQQRPEQEDRFEGYRRQLPPQVSLHLPFEQLRHQKDISLQFDPDVEDLTQIPQHKELKRSDPPLHSSIHGNHAPPVVSTTISASPTLKSSESKPAISVTPEPANASFQDDPVEYDYEEDYSSEAAADTPAKNPSLDSVKSNTNSEIVVASKRSGENQLSVHTVSAGGGTSSKTSTPSSSSSSSSNSSKGKTNTSRFIINNEHHKSSTSSYNRGRTDRVYDKRPSTTGSSVSQRRPSYFARTPKVIVTTSTSIRDNNGRTINYSVSSSDPSAPSTTASSQPVARSKVVGAVRSYDEYKDDDVLTDPFFLDVPRVPGGGTGRSKRDTLTVRKRRKQFMFIVPRFM; encoded by the exons ATGCGGCGCAGGTCTAGAATGAAGGTTCTTAAGATTTTGCAGTCGTTCTCGCAAG GTACATTCATAGCATTTGTACTACTGCTCTTGTACTGCGGAATAAGCCTAGCAGAACCGGGC TATCTAGACTTCGACAATCTGCCGGAAACGAACTTCACGTGCGCCGGAAAAGTGATCGGAGGATACTATGCCGACCTGGAAGCATCCTGTCAGATGTTTCACGTGTGTACAATCGGCCAAGGCGATGAACCGATGGACATTAAGTTCCTGTGCCTCAACGGGACGGTTTTCGACCAGGAAACACGCGTCTGCGAACGCGTCGATGAGGTTGATTGCTCTAAATCGGAACGGTTCTATTACCTTAATTTAGAGTTGTACGGAAATACTGTCATCCCCGCGCCGGAAG AGAGCAGCTCGGAAGATACCTCCAGCAGTGCTAGCAACCCATCGTCGACGACTTCCACGACGAGTACGACAACCACAACAACGACAAGAAGGCCAACAACTACCACACCATCGCGCAGATACATCTTCAACAACAGTAAAGGAACCTCCGTTGGACCTTCGAGTACTCCAACCGCGCCAAACCATTCCTACCCATCTTCGACCCAGAAATCACCCGAGGATGACGAAGAGTACGAATACGAAGACGACTACGAAGATAAGAGCGTCGGAAATCCATCACTTCCAACAGCCCAAGATGATGGCTCTTTCTCGCCGCAACAATTTACTCTGCACCAACAAAATCAGCCAAAGCCGCAGGATGCGGTTAAACCTGGCAGCAAGCCAGCCGTATCTTTCCAGCAGCAACATTTCCAAAATGGCGGGACGTTGGCAGTGACGAACTCACATGTGACCGTTACTACTCACACCACTAGTACTAACGGAACTAGTAATCCTAAGAAAAATTCTCAACAGTTCAATTTAACACAAAAAGAGAAAGTCATTCTCGAGCATCAGAAAGCTCAACAGCAGCAGGCTTACCTGCAGCAACAGATGCACGCCAAACAACACGAGGAATTACAACGAAAACAGCAGGAAGCTGCTGTACAACAGCAGCAGAAAGCTATCCAGCAGCAACAGAAACAGGTCCAGCAGCACGAATCCGAAATCAAAAATCACCAGGCGCTGCTCATACTGCATCAGCAAAAAATTACTCGCCAACAGCAAAAGCAGATGCCATCAACGACGCGACCTCCTATCTACAACCCTTACGTGACCATAAATCCTCAGCAACAGCAGCACGCTCAAGCACCAAAGAGAATTCCGCTTCTGGCGGCGGAAATCCCCCTTGAACCGCCGGAACATTCCCCACAGCAGCCACCCAGCGCTGCACAGTTGGCTCCCTTTCGGCTGCGGGCACAGGGCTTCAAGCTTCCCTCCCAGCAGCGGCCCGAGCAGGAGGATCGCTTCGAAGGCTACCGGAGGCAGTTACCCCCACAG GTCTCCTTGCACCTACCCTTTGAACAGCTGCGCCACCAGAAAGACATATCGCTTCAGTTCGATCCGGACGTTGAGGACTTGACGCAGATTCCCCAACACAAAGAGCTCAAACGGTCCGATCCTCCGCTTCACAGTTCGATCCACGGCAACCACGCACCACCGGTGGTATCGACCACGATAAGTGCCTCACCGACGTTAAAATCCAGCGAATCCAAGCCAGCCATTTCGGTAACGCCGGAACCAGCCAACGCTAGCTTCCAGGACGACCCCGTCGAGTATGACTACGAAGAAGACTACAGCTCCGAAGCGGCCGCGGACACACCAGCCAAGAATCCTAGTTTAGATAGCGTTAAGTCAAACACAAATAGCGAAATTGTAGTTGCGAGCAAACGTTCCGGAGAGAATCAGCTCAGCGTCCATACGGTCAGTGCCGGTGGTGGCACCTCTAGCAAGACTAGCACCCCAAGTAGCAGTAGCTCTAGCAGTAGCAATAGTTCTAAGGGCAAAACAAATACTAGTAGATTTATCATCAACAATGAACATCACAAGAGTTCAACCAGTTCGTACAACCGGGGTCGAACCGATCGAGTGTACGATAAACGACCTTCGACTACGGGGTCGTCAGTGTCGCAAAGACGACCCAGCTATTTCGCTCGAACGCCGAAGGTGATCGTTACGACCAGCACTTCGATTCGAGACAACAACGGGCGAACGATCAACTATTCTGTCAGCAGTAGCGATCCGTCCGCACCTTCGACGACTGCTTCCAGTCAGCCAGTAGCCCGAAGCAAAGTGGTAGGTGCGGTGCGATCATACGACGAGTACAAAGACGATGACGTGCTCACGGACCCCTTCTTCCTTGACGTGCCCAGAGTGCCGGGAGGTGGAACTGGACGCTCGAAACGAGACACTTTGACAGTACGGAAGCGAAGGAAGCAGTTCATGTTTATTGTTCCTCGGTTTATGTGA
- the LOC129725581 gene encoding mucin-2-like isoform X1, which yields MKIKSMQRTASQPACTDWRVFLRPKMRRRSRMKVLKILQSFSQGTFIAFVLLLLYCGISLAEPGYLDFDNLPETNFTCAGKVIGGYYADLEASCQMFHVCTIGQGDEPMDIKFLCLNGTVFDQETRVCERVDEVDCSKSERFYYLNLELYGNTVIPAPEESSSEDTSSSASNPSSTTSTTSTTTTTTTRRPTTTTPSRRYIFNNSKGTSVGPSSTPTAPNHSYPSSTQKSPEDDEEYEYEDDYEDKSVGNPSLPTAQDDGSFSPQQFTLHQQNQPKPQDAVKPGSKPAVSFQQQHFQNGGTLAVTNSHVTVTTHTTSTNGTSNPKKNSQQFNLTQKEKVILEHQKAQQQQAYLQQQMHAKQHEELQRKQQEAAVQQQQKAIQQQQKQVQQHESEIKNHQALLILHQQKITRQQQKQMPSTTRPPIYNPYVTINPQQQQHAQAPKRIPLLAAEIPLEPPEHSPQQPPSAAQLAPFRLRAQGFKLPSQQRPEQEDRFEGYRRQLPPQVSLHLPFEQLRHQKDISLQFDPDVEDLTQIPQHKELKRSDPPLHSSIHGNHAPPVVSTTISASPTLKSSESKPAISVTPEPANASFQDDPVEYDYEEDYSSEAAADTPAKNPSLDSVKSNTNSEIVVASKRSGENQLSVHTVSAGGGTSSKTSTPSSSSSSSSNSSKGKTNTSRFIINNEHHKSSTSSYNRGRTDRVYDKRPSTTGSSVSQRRPSYFARTPKVIVTTSTSIRDNNGRTINYSVSSSDPSAPSTTASSQPVARSKVVGAVRSYDEYKDDDVLTDPFFLDVPRVPGGGTGRSKRDTLTVRKRRKQFMFIVPRFM from the exons ATGCGGCGCAGGTCTAGAATGAAGGTTCTTAAGATTTTGCAGTCGTTCTCGCAAG GTACATTCATAGCATTTGTACTACTGCTCTTGTACTGCGGAATAAGCCTAGCAGAACCGGGC TATCTAGACTTCGACAATCTGCCGGAAACGAACTTCACGTGCGCCGGAAAAGTGATCGGAGGATACTATGCCGACCTGGAAGCATCCTGTCAGATGTTTCACGTGTGTACAATCGGCCAAGGCGATGAACCGATGGACATTAAGTTCCTGTGCCTCAACGGGACGGTTTTCGACCAGGAAACACGCGTCTGCGAACGCGTCGATGAGGTTGATTGCTCTAAATCGGAACGGTTCTATTACCTTAATTTAGAGTTGTACGGAAATACTGTCATCCCCGCGCCGGAAG AGAGCAGCTCGGAAGATACCTCCAGCAGTGCTAGCAACCCATCGTCGACGACTTCCACGACGAGTACGACAACCACAACAACGACAAGAAGGCCAACAACTACCACACCATCGCGCAGATACATCTTCAACAACAGTAAAGGAACCTCCGTTGGACCTTCGAGTACTCCAACCGCGCCAAACCATTCCTACCCATCTTCGACCCAGAAATCACCCGAGGATGACGAAGAGTACGAATACGAAGACGACTACGAAGATAAGAGCGTCGGAAATCCATCACTTCCAACAGCCCAAGATGATGGCTCTTTCTCGCCGCAACAATTTACTCTGCACCAACAAAATCAGCCAAAGCCGCAGGATGCGGTTAAACCTGGCAGCAAGCCAGCCGTATCTTTCCAGCAGCAACATTTCCAAAATGGCGGGACGTTGGCAGTGACGAACTCACATGTGACCGTTACTACTCACACCACTAGTACTAACGGAACTAGTAATCCTAAGAAAAATTCTCAACAGTTCAATTTAACACAAAAAGAGAAAGTCATTCTCGAGCATCAGAAAGCTCAACAGCAGCAGGCTTACCTGCAGCAACAGATGCACGCCAAACAACACGAGGAATTACAACGAAAACAGCAGGAAGCTGCTGTACAACAGCAGCAGAAAGCTATCCAGCAGCAACAGAAACAGGTCCAGCAGCACGAATCCGAAATCAAAAATCACCAGGCGCTGCTCATACTGCATCAGCAAAAAATTACTCGCCAACAGCAAAAGCAGATGCCATCAACGACGCGACCTCCTATCTACAACCCTTACGTGACCATAAATCCTCAGCAACAGCAGCACGCTCAAGCACCAAAGAGAATTCCGCTTCTGGCGGCGGAAATCCCCCTTGAACCGCCGGAACATTCCCCACAGCAGCCACCCAGCGCTGCACAGTTGGCTCCCTTTCGGCTGCGGGCACAGGGCTTCAAGCTTCCCTCCCAGCAGCGGCCCGAGCAGGAGGATCGCTTCGAAGGCTACCGGAGGCAGTTACCCCCACAG GTCTCCTTGCACCTACCCTTTGAACAGCTGCGCCACCAGAAAGACATATCGCTTCAGTTCGATCCGGACGTTGAGGACTTGACGCAGATTCCCCAACACAAAGAGCTCAAACGGTCCGATCCTCCGCTTCACAGTTCGATCCACGGCAACCACGCACCACCGGTGGTATCGACCACGATAAGTGCCTCACCGACGTTAAAATCCAGCGAATCCAAGCCAGCCATTTCGGTAACGCCGGAACCAGCCAACGCTAGCTTCCAGGACGACCCCGTCGAGTATGACTACGAAGAAGACTACAGCTCCGAAGCGGCCGCGGACACACCAGCCAAGAATCCTAGTTTAGATAGCGTTAAGTCAAACACAAATAGCGAAATTGTAGTTGCGAGCAAACGTTCCGGAGAGAATCAGCTCAGCGTCCATACGGTCAGTGCCGGTGGTGGCACCTCTAGCAAGACTAGCACCCCAAGTAGCAGTAGCTCTAGCAGTAGCAATAGTTCTAAGGGCAAAACAAATACTAGTAGATTTATCATCAACAATGAACATCACAAGAGTTCAACCAGTTCGTACAACCGGGGTCGAACCGATCGAGTGTACGATAAACGACCTTCGACTACGGGGTCGTCAGTGTCGCAAAGACGACCCAGCTATTTCGCTCGAACGCCGAAGGTGATCGTTACGACCAGCACTTCGATTCGAGACAACAACGGGCGAACGATCAACTATTCTGTCAGCAGTAGCGATCCGTCCGCACCTTCGACGACTGCTTCCAGTCAGCCAGTAGCCCGAAGCAAAGTGGTAGGTGCGGTGCGATCATACGACGAGTACAAAGACGATGACGTGCTCACGGACCCCTTCTTCCTTGACGTGCCCAGAGTGCCGGGAGGTGGAACTGGACGCTCGAAACGAGACACTTTGACAGTACGGAAGCGAAGGAAGCAGTTCATGTTTATTGTTCCTCGGTTTATGTGA